A stretch of uncultured Flavobacterium sp. DNA encodes these proteins:
- a CDS encoding GNAT family N-acetyltransferase, with product METVFNYNIKLRLVEETDADFIILLRTDTSKSKFISPTDSDVNKQKEWIRKYKEREKSGDEYYFIAIDENEEKFATYRIYNKMNDSIEIGSFVSKPFYNIPINVIKVDVILKEFVFTSLGYDQLNFEVRKENKSVVSYHKKFHPYLEKEDDLNFYFVLAKENFLVNKTKFEKLF from the coding sequence GTGGAAACAGTATTTAATTATAATATAAAGTTAAGATTGGTAGAAGAAACAGATGCTGACTTTATAATATTATTGAGGACAGATACTTCTAAATCTAAATTTATTAGTCCAACTGATTCGGATGTAAACAAACAAAAAGAGTGGATAAGAAAATATAAGGAGCGCGAAAAATCTGGAGACGAATATTATTTTATTGCAATTGATGAAAACGAAGAAAAGTTTGCTACATATCGAATTTATAACAAAATGAATGATAGCATTGAAATTGGTAGCTTTGTTTCAAAGCCATTTTATAATATTCCTATTAATGTTATAAAAGTTGATGTTATATTAAAAGAATTTGTGTTTACGTCACTAGGTTATGACCAATTAAATTTTGAAGTACGAAAAGAAAACAAATCTGTTGTAAGTTATCACAAAAAGTTTCACCCATATTTAGAAAAAGAGGATGACTTAAATTTTTATTTTGTTTTAGCTAAAGAAAATTTTTTGGTTAATAAAACGAAATTTGAAAAATTATTTTAA
- a CDS encoding acyl carrier protein produces the protein MEKFIESFRNQLEDINIELSPDFDYVDSDFWDSLTAVTIQMMVEDEYGLKVDIQKISSFKSIKEFYQFIQDNK, from the coding sequence ATGGAAAAATTTATCGAAAGTTTTAGAAATCAATTAGAAGATATTAATATCGAATTATCTCCAGATTTTGATTACGTAGACTCTGATTTTTGGGATTCATTGACAGCTGTAACAATTCAGATGATGGTTGAAGATGAATATGGTCTAAAAGTTGATATCCAAAAGATTTCAAGTTTTAAATCTATAAAGGAATTTTATCAGTTTATTCAGGATAATAAATAA
- a CDS encoding ketoacyl-ACP synthase III, whose amino-acid sequence MEAYIKHISYYLPTEVLTNDDIVNQFPEWDNEKIIQKIGVQSRNITRNDEFTSDISVEALNALCVEHCIDKSEIDFLLICTQSPDYFLPTTACIVQDKAGLSSSCGAIDINQGCSGFIYGLSLAKGLVVAGIAKNVVLITAETYSKHIHPLDKGNRSIFGDAAAATLISNHGEYRLGEFSLGTDGKGFENLIVKNGAMRNRKTSENEVPNDNNLYMNGPEIFNFTAKAVPTLISDNLKKNNESIDTVNQFIFHQANTFMLEYLRKKINIPSEKFLIDMQSYGNTVSSTIPIALKNRLDLQIKDDKILLAGFGVGYSWGSVVIYNK is encoded by the coding sequence ATGGAAGCCTATATTAAACATATTTCATATTATTTACCAACTGAAGTATTAACAAACGATGATATAGTTAACCAGTTTCCTGAATGGGATAATGAAAAAATTATTCAGAAAATTGGAGTTCAGTCTAGGAACATTACAAGAAATGATGAATTTACATCTGATATTAGTGTAGAAGCATTAAACGCTTTATGTGTAGAACACTGTATTGATAAATCAGAGATTGATTTTTTGTTAATATGTACACAATCACCAGATTATTTTTTGCCAACTACTGCATGTATCGTTCAAGATAAAGCGGGTTTGTCAAGTAGCTGTGGCGCTATTGATATAAATCAGGGATGCTCTGGATTTATTTATGGATTATCATTGGCTAAAGGATTAGTTGTTGCAGGAATTGCAAAAAATGTTGTATTAATTACAGCTGAAACTTATTCCAAACATATACATCCTTTGGATAAGGGAAATCGAAGTATTTTTGGAGATGCCGCTGCTGCAACTTTAATTTCAAATCATGGAGAGTATAGATTGGGAGAGTTTTCGTTGGGAACTGACGGAAAAGGTTTTGAAAATCTTATAGTTAAAAATGGCGCAATGAGAAATCGTAAAACGTCTGAAAATGAGGTTCCTAATGATAATAATCTCTATATGAACGGGCCAGAAATATTTAATTTCACAGCAAAAGCGGTTCCTACCTTGATTAGTGACAATTTAAAGAAAAATAATGAAAGCATAGATACAGTTAATCAGTTTATCTTTCATCAAGCTAACACGTTTATGTTAGAGTACCTAAGGAAGAAAATTAATATCCCAAGCGAAAAGTTTCTTATAGATATGCAGAGTTATGGTAATACGGTCTCTTCAACTATTCCTATTGCTCTAAAAAACAGATTAGATTTGCAAATAAAAGATGATAAAATTCTTTTAGCAGGTTTTGGTGTCGGATATTCTTGGGGAAGCGTAGTAATATATAATAAATAA
- a CDS encoding DegT/DnrJ/EryC1/StrS family aminotransferase, with product MIKFLDLQKINNQYKDQLIEVATEVINSGWYLLGKQVEKFEEKLQNFQGGGNAIAVANGLDALRLIFKAYIELGIMQEGDEVIVPANTYIASVLAITDNNLVPVFAEPDLNTCNLDLNLIESKITTKTKAIMVVHLYGRVCWSNNLEILAKKHQLKIIEDNAQAIGARWNGVRSGNLGDAAGFSFYPGKNLGALGDSGAVTTKDSELNKAIRALANYGSAQKYVNKYQGLNSRMDEIQAAFLNVKLSYVEIETQKRREVASFYLNNIKNSKIILPSNEVDDEHVWHVFVVRTDDREKLQSYLAENQIQTLVHYPIPPHKQECYLEMNTLSLPITEQIHKEVLSLPISPVITVDELERIVEVLNKY from the coding sequence ATGATCAAATTTTTAGATTTACAAAAAATAAATAATCAATATAAAGATCAACTTATAGAAGTTGCAACTGAGGTAATAAATAGTGGTTGGTATTTGTTAGGAAAGCAGGTAGAAAAATTTGAAGAAAAGTTGCAAAACTTTCAAGGAGGTGGAAATGCTATTGCTGTTGCAAATGGTTTAGATGCATTACGTCTTATCTTTAAAGCATATATAGAATTAGGAATTATGCAAGAAGGCGATGAAGTAATTGTCCCTGCAAATACATACATAGCATCGGTATTAGCGATAACGGATAACAATCTAGTGCCTGTTTTTGCTGAACCTGATTTAAATACTTGTAATTTAGATTTGAACTTAATAGAAAGTAAAATAACAACCAAAACCAAGGCTATTATGGTAGTCCATCTGTATGGTCGTGTTTGCTGGAGCAATAATTTGGAGATATTGGCAAAAAAACATCAGCTAAAAATTATTGAAGACAATGCTCAGGCAATTGGTGCTAGATGGAATGGAGTTAGATCTGGTAACTTAGGTGATGCAGCAGGTTTTAGTTTTTATCCGGGTAAGAATTTAGGAGCATTAGGTGATTCTGGAGCGGTTACTACAAAAGATTCAGAGTTAAATAAAGCTATTCGTGCTTTAGCAAATTATGGATCTGCGCAAAAATATGTAAATAAGTATCAAGGCCTAAATAGCCGTATGGATGAAATCCAGGCTGCTTTTCTAAATGTGAAATTATCTTATGTTGAGATTGAAACACAAAAAAGAAGAGAAGTGGCGTCTTTTTATTTGAATAATATAAAAAACAGTAAAATTATTTTGCCTAGTAATGAAGTTGATGATGAGCATGTATGGCATGTATTTGTTGTTCGTACTGATGATCGAGAAAAGTTACAGTCTTATCTTGCTGAAAATCAAATTCAAACTTTGGTTCATTATCCTATACCACCACACAAACAAGAATGTTATTTGGAGATGAATACTCTCTCCCTGCCTATAACAGAACAAATCCACAAAGAAGTTTTAAGTCTCCCTATAAGTCCTGTAATAACTGTAGATGAATTAGAAAGAATTGTTGAAGTTTTAAATAAATATTAA